Proteins encoded within one genomic window of Jatrophihabitans sp.:
- the asnB gene encoding asparagine synthase (glutamine-hydrolyzing), translating into MCGLIGYLAAPAGPDQLEQTREAIEASLVQMRHRGPDDAGTWFDDEAVIGFRRLSLIDWEHSHQPLPYLAERYHLIFNGEIYNYLELRERLSTEFGAQFQTEGDGEAIVAGYHYLGEQIVSELRGMFSFLIWDSHERVVFGARDWFGIKPLYTYTDERGSFFASEKKALLSVAPDEVAEQVDTEALQHYLTLQYVPEPASMHRRITRIDSGTSFTLRPGGTIETKRYFTPDFPIRPVPEPDKLYREIADALRDSVAKHLRSDFTVGSFLSGGIDSTAIAALAREHNPKLLTFTTGFERSGFSEIDVAAESAAAIGVEHITKVVTAQEMMDTLPLIVWYLDDPVADPALVPLYFIAREARKHVKVVLSGEGADELFGGYTIYREPISLRRLTAAPDPVKRLLGLLSTRLPEGMRGKDLLRRASIGIEERYYGNARIFRPDEMQDLLRTYSPQVNYTDVTAPHYAATTHLDDSTRMQYIDLFTWLRGDILVKADKMTMANSLELRVPFLDTEVFRVASAIPVEQKITPETTKYALRRALADIVPAHVLNRPKLGFPVPTRPWLRNEMYDWAREIISSAGTGHLIDTQAALKLLEAHRDGPHDYSRKIWTLLVFMIWHGIFVEGRIRPEIPQPVYPVAI; encoded by the coding sequence ATGTGCGGGTTGATCGGTTACCTGGCCGCGCCGGCCGGGCCTGACCAACTGGAGCAGACCCGGGAGGCGATCGAGGCCTCGCTGGTCCAGATGCGCCACCGGGGTCCGGACGACGCCGGCACCTGGTTCGACGACGAGGCGGTGATCGGCTTTCGCCGGCTGTCGCTGATCGACTGGGAGCACAGCCACCAGCCGCTGCCCTACCTGGCCGAGCGCTACCACCTGATCTTCAACGGCGAGATCTACAACTACCTCGAGCTGCGTGAGCGCCTGAGCACCGAGTTCGGCGCGCAGTTCCAGACCGAGGGCGACGGCGAGGCGATCGTCGCCGGCTATCACTACCTGGGCGAGCAGATCGTCTCCGAGCTGCGCGGGATGTTCTCCTTCCTGATCTGGGACAGCCACGAGCGGGTGGTGTTCGGCGCCCGCGACTGGTTCGGCATCAAGCCGCTCTACACCTACACCGACGAGCGGGGCTCGTTCTTCGCCTCCGAGAAGAAGGCGCTGCTGTCGGTCGCCCCCGACGAGGTGGCCGAGCAGGTCGACACCGAGGCGCTGCAGCACTACCTGACGCTGCAGTACGTCCCCGAGCCCGCCTCCATGCACCGCCGGATCACCCGGATCGACTCGGGCACCAGCTTCACGCTGCGTCCCGGCGGGACGATCGAGACCAAGCGGTACTTCACGCCGGACTTCCCCATCCGCCCGGTTCCCGAGCCGGACAAGCTCTACCGCGAGATCGCCGACGCGCTGCGTGACTCGGTCGCCAAGCACCTGCGCTCGGACTTCACGGTGGGCTCGTTCCTGTCCGGCGGCATCGACTCCACCGCGATCGCCGCGCTGGCCCGCGAGCACAACCCCAAGCTGCTCACCTTCACCACCGGCTTCGAGCGGTCCGGCTTCTCCGAGATCGACGTGGCCGCTGAGTCGGCCGCCGCGATCGGGGTCGAGCACATCACCAAGGTGGTCACCGCCCAGGAGATGATGGACACCCTGCCGCTGATCGTCTGGTACCTCGACGACCCGGTGGCCGATCCGGCGCTGGTGCCGCTGTACTTCATCGCCCGCGAGGCCCGCAAGCACGTCAAGGTGGTGCTGTCCGGCGAGGGCGCCGACGAGCTGTTCGGCGGCTACACCATCTACCGCGAGCCGATCTCGCTGCGGCGCCTCACCGCCGCCCCCGACCCCGTTAAGCGGCTGCTCGGCCTGCTGTCGACCCGGCTGCCGGAGGGGATGCGCGGCAAGGACCTGCTGCGCCGGGCCTCGATCGGCATCGAGGAGCGCTACTACGGCAACGCCCGGATCTTCCGGCCCGATGAGATGCAGGACCTGCTGCGGACCTACTCCCCCCAGGTCAACTACACCGACGTCACCGCGCCCCACTACGCGGCCACCACGCACCTGGACGACTCCACCCGGATGCAGTACATCGACCTGTTCACCTGGCTGCGCGGTGACATCCTGGTCAAGGCCGACAAGATGACGATGGCCAACTCCCTGGAGCTGCGGGTGCCGTTCCTGGACACCGAGGTGTTCCGGGTGGCCTCGGCGATTCCGGTGGAGCAGAAGATCACCCCCGAGACCACCAAGTACGCGCTGCGGCGGGCGCTGGCCGACATCGTCCCGGCGCACGTGCTGAACCGGCCCAAGCTGGGGTTTCCGGTGCCGACCCGGCCGTGGCTGCGCAATGAGATGTATGACTGGGCCCGCGAGATCATCAGCTCGGCCGGCACCGGCCACCTGATCGACACCCAGGCGGCGCTGAAGCTGTTGGAGGCCCACCGCGACGGCCCGCACGACTACTCCCGCAAGATCTGGACGCTGCTGGTCTTCATGATCTGGCACGGCATCTTCGTCGAGGGCCGGATCCGCCCGGAGATCCCGCAGCCGGTGTACCCGGTGGCGATCTGA
- the rfbC gene encoding dTDP-4-dehydrorhamnose 3,5-epimerase, with translation MSMQITDMQSSQTSIEGLQIITLKQVSDERGTVREFFRASALGDFGALRQINVTQSGYGAVRGLHGESTTKLVGCVAGAAFGAYLDARPDSASYGKLVTLELTAGTQVLVPPGVCNGFQSVSREGSQYLYCFTDEWYPGMPGTAFSPLDEGLGLDWPIPVQAGDPAQISAKDVAAAKFSEQTGSE, from the coding sequence ATGAGCATGCAGATCACCGACATGCAGAGCAGCCAGACGAGCATCGAGGGTCTGCAGATCATCACCCTCAAGCAGGTCAGCGACGAGCGCGGCACGGTCCGTGAGTTCTTCCGGGCCTCGGCGTTGGGCGACTTCGGGGCCCTGCGCCAGATCAACGTCACCCAGTCCGGCTACGGCGCGGTCCGGGGCCTGCACGGCGAGTCCACCACCAAGCTGGTGGGCTGCGTCGCGGGCGCGGCGTTCGGGGCCTACCTCGACGCCCGTCCGGACTCGGCCAGCTACGGCAAGCTGGTGACCCTCGAGCTGACCGCCGGCACCCAGGTGCTGGTGCCTCCCGGCGTCTGCAACGGGTTCCAGTCGGTGAGCCGCGAGGGCAGCCAGTACCTGTACTGCTTCACCGACGAGTGGTACCCGGGAATGCCCGGAACCGCCTTCTCGCCGCTGGATGAAGGCCTGGGGCTCGACTGGCCGATCCCGGTGCAGGCCGGCGACCCGGCCCAGATCTCGGCCAAGGACGTGGCCGCGGCCAAGTTCAGCGAGCAGACAGGAAGCGAGTAG
- a CDS encoding aminotransferase class V-fold PLP-dependent enzyme, translating into MNQPGSGYLDAAAGLPLHPVAAEAMQAAWQDGWADPSRLTGAGRRSAVLLDAARQAAAAELGVRPDELSFLPSGVHALQHGVLGSLTGRRRAGDVLLHSAVEHSAVFRAADWHRQHGGEVRVAGVDATGRVRLAEFLELAGQPRVATAVLQAANHEVGTRQPVAEAAQRLAELGVPLVVDAGHELVYGQPPAAAPVFTADARLWGGPAGVGLLVVRQGARWRPPFPVDEAESGRAAGAPNVPAIVAAVASLRATRADRAAQGRRLGELTERIRRQVPLSVADALVLGDEDPAGRLPHLVTFSCLYLDGEALLTELDRRGFAVSSGSSCTSDTLTPSHVLVAMGALTSGNIRISLHPGVQQADVERFLAVLPEAVAAVRAQAPGSPGVRPGPQPGATGPNAAGSEEATAAAAGGSVVAAAAGGSTSDGPAGGVLDSRGRRCPLPVLDLARALPGIGIGSEVTVLADDPAAASDLAAWCRMRGQQLVEETSMADGATAYRVRRLR; encoded by the coding sequence ATGAACCAGCCGGGCTCGGGCTACCTCGACGCCGCCGCCGGCCTGCCCCTGCACCCGGTGGCTGCCGAGGCGATGCAGGCGGCCTGGCAGGACGGCTGGGCCGATCCGTCCCGGCTGACCGGCGCGGGACGCCGTAGCGCGGTCCTGCTCGACGCCGCCCGGCAGGCCGCTGCCGCCGAGCTCGGGGTGCGGCCGGACGAGTTGAGTTTTCTGCCCTCGGGCGTGCACGCCCTGCAGCACGGCGTGCTGGGCAGCCTGACCGGTCGGCGGCGGGCCGGTGACGTGCTGCTGCATTCGGCGGTCGAGCACTCAGCGGTTTTCCGGGCCGCGGACTGGCACCGCCAGCACGGCGGCGAGGTGCGGGTGGCCGGCGTCGACGCGACCGGCCGGGTGAGGCTTGCCGAGTTCCTGGAGCTGGCCGGCCAGCCGCGGGTGGCCACCGCGGTGCTGCAGGCCGCCAACCACGAGGTCGGCACCCGGCAGCCGGTCGCCGAGGCCGCCCAGCGGCTGGCCGAGCTCGGCGTGCCGCTGGTGGTCGACGCCGGCCACGAGCTGGTCTACGGCCAGCCGCCGGCCGCCGCGCCGGTCTTCACCGCCGACGCCCGGCTGTGGGGCGGCCCGGCCGGCGTGGGGCTGCTGGTCGTCCGCCAAGGCGCCCGGTGGCGCCCGCCCTTCCCGGTGGACGAGGCCGAGTCCGGCCGGGCCGCCGGAGCGCCGAACGTGCCGGCGATCGTGGCCGCGGTGGCCAGCCTGCGCGCGACCCGGGCCGACCGGGCGGCGCAGGGCCGCCGGCTGGGCGAGCTGACCGAGCGGATCCGGCGGCAGGTGCCGCTGAGCGTCGCCGACGCGCTCGTGCTGGGCGATGAGGACCCGGCCGGCCGGCTGCCGCACCTGGTCACCTTCTCGTGCCTGTACCTCGACGGTGAGGCCCTGCTCACCGAGCTGGACCGGCGCGGTTTCGCGGTGTCGTCGGGGTCATCGTGCACCTCGGACACGCTGACGCCGTCCCATGTGCTGGTCGCCATGGGCGCGCTGACCTCGGGCAACATCAGGATCTCGCTGCACCCGGGAGTTCAGCAGGCAGACGTCGAGCGGTTCCTGGCGGTGCTGCCCGAGGCGGTGGCCGCCGTCCGCGCGCAGGCGCCCGGCTCACCGGGCGTGCGGCCGGGCCCGCAGCCGGGCGCCACGGGTCCGAACGCCGCCGGCTCGGAGGAAGCGACCGCCGCAGCGGCTGGCGGATCGGTCGTCGCCGCAGCGGCTGGCGGATCGACTTCGGACGGCCCCGCGGGCGGCGTTCTGGACAGCCGCGGCCGGCGCTGCCCGCTGCCGGTCCTGGACCTGGCCCGGGCGCTGCCCGGCATCGGGATCGGCTCGGAGGTGACCGTGCTGGCCGATGACCCGGCTGCGGCCAGTGACCTCGCGGCCTGGTGCCGGATGCGCGGCCAGCAGCTTGTCGAGGAGACTTCGATGGCCGACGGAGCGACTGCCTACCGGGTGCGCCGACTGCGATGA
- the coxB gene encoding cytochrome c oxidase subunit II has product MLTGCTVQDVEDKLRFGWPSGVTNQADRMRTLWTWSSVAALVVGAIVWALIFWCCWRYRKTDDLLPTQTKYHLPIEIAYSIAPFVIIAVLFYFTAITEDYVDTLTPNPDTVVQVNAFKWNWQFDYKSNTVNGVSQETNYPEGDPAAGTSISTVGSADEIPVLVVPVAKRVRVIEVSKDVIHSFWVPDFLFKRDVIPMPKPNEFEFTATQTGHYVGRCAELCGTYHSQMNFEVRVVTAENFAKYLTNLAAIPSGDPARQSKALQSIGEDPCATTTYPFETDRLHRSASEDPGAQACRVGAS; this is encoded by the coding sequence ATGCTGACCGGTTGCACCGTCCAAGACGTTGAGGACAAGCTTCGGTTCGGCTGGCCCAGCGGTGTCACCAATCAGGCCGACCGGATGCGCACCCTGTGGACCTGGTCCTCGGTCGCGGCGCTGGTGGTCGGCGCGATCGTCTGGGCCCTGATCTTCTGGTGCTGCTGGCGTTACCGCAAGACCGACGACCTGCTGCCCACCCAGACCAAGTACCACCTGCCGATCGAGATCGCCTACTCGATCGCGCCCTTCGTGATCATCGCCGTGCTGTTCTACTTCACCGCGATCACCGAGGACTACGTCGACACGTTGACGCCGAATCCGGACACCGTCGTGCAAGTCAACGCGTTCAAGTGGAACTGGCAGTTCGACTACAAGTCGAACACGGTCAACGGCGTCTCGCAGGAGACGAACTACCCCGAGGGCGACCCGGCCGCCGGCACGTCGATCTCGACGGTCGGCAGCGCGGACGAGATCCCGGTGCTGGTGGTGCCGGTCGCCAAGCGGGTCCGGGTGATCGAGGTCAGCAAGGACGTCATCCACTCCTTCTGGGTGCCGGACTTCCTGTTCAAGCGCGACGTCATCCCGATGCCCAAGCCCAACGAGTTCGAGTTCACCGCCACCCAGACCGGGCACTACGTCGGCCGCTGCGCCGAGCTGTGCGGCACCTACCACTCGCAGATGAACTTCGAGGTGCGGGTGGTCACCGCCGAGAACTTCGCCAAGTACCTCACGAACCTGGCCGCCATCCCCTCGGGTGACCCGGCTCGCCAGAGCAAGGCGCTGCAGTCCATCGGCGAAGACCCCTGTGCCACCACCACCTACCCGTTCGAGACCGACCGGCTGCACCGGTCGGCGTCTGAGGACCCCGGCGCACAGGCCTGCCGCGTCGGAGCCAGTTAG
- a CDS encoding cytochrome c oxidase subunit 4, giving the protein MKLEARIFLWIALFCFVVTGIYAGWTNWNGGGVEVAGTVALALSGGLLGISGSFFWFVSRRIDARPEDRNDAEIAEGAGELGFFSPGSYWPVAIAFGAMLTAVGFATTQYWLVGLGVVTILYTTGGLLFEYYVGERAPLR; this is encoded by the coding sequence ATGAAACTCGAAGCCCGGATCTTTCTCTGGATCGCGTTGTTCTGCTTCGTGGTCACCGGGATCTACGCCGGCTGGACGAACTGGAACGGCGGCGGCGTCGAGGTCGCCGGCACGGTGGCATTGGCGCTGTCTGGTGGCCTGCTCGGCATCAGCGGCTCGTTCTTCTGGTTCGTCTCACGACGCATCGACGCCCGTCCCGAGGACCGTAACGACGCCGAAATCGCCGAAGGCGCCGGTGAGCTCGGCTTCTTCTCACCCGGTAGCTACTGGCCGGTGGCCATCGCCTTCGGCGCCATGCTGACGGCCGTCGGGTTCGCGACGACGCAGTACTGGCTGGTGGGCCTGGGCGTGGTGACCATCCTGTACACCACCGGCGGGTTGCTGTTCGAGTACTACGTGGGCGAGCGCGCGCCGCTGCGCTGA
- a CDS encoding SIR2 family protein produces MIAASLAAGATVWTANADGLIEKAYQELGSDLSVVSWPDDPHVEDRLLKLHGSVTTSRYLFTSEQVVRPLAPAWARRLQDDIDGRDLIMFGYAGADLDVRPVLAKVMDRARSISWVCPDWEREQLLDRYPVLAAPGNELVGGPSYDDLLPAFRRLLAERGLTWDDARHATEPTRQRKPELRYPRPPCREWFRARLLLRLGEHDQAWTQLRRALTRTNPRLAPDIARAMLSEGLYSRRSPLAARGLDALTQAHRLGRPARTVTRHAVRVATTLHAFYEYDYEWVRDHLDGDLSEPGALNARAVARRYLGNARDGIRDAQAAFEISRGSGEPDVAANAAFQLCYLTSWAGQDDQFLRWLAELRGQIDALASVRWLGWAHFQQARAAVQELDVAQAVQELNLAEDLLTADNTPGGALSCQILRLTAHRLDGDPDAHQRLTHALENGEQELAPTQAMSVQLEIAERLRRWPESSSMTAADLFGQVSRRRPARPFFQAWALAGLAATADSLRLRAEHRHAASQIAHRAGLDGVARQADLVSDQSSDAQWLLTP; encoded by the coding sequence ATGATCGCGGCCAGCCTTGCGGCCGGAGCAACCGTATGGACGGCCAACGCGGACGGCTTGATTGAAAAGGCCTACCAGGAGCTTGGGTCTGATCTATCCGTTGTGTCATGGCCCGATGATCCCCACGTGGAGGATCGGCTGTTGAAGCTACACGGCTCGGTGACCACCTCTCGGTACCTCTTCACCTCCGAACAAGTCGTGCGGCCACTTGCTCCGGCGTGGGCCAGACGGCTGCAGGATGACATCGACGGCCGCGATCTGATCATGTTCGGTTACGCCGGCGCTGATCTTGATGTGCGTCCGGTGCTGGCGAAGGTCATGGATCGTGCTCGTTCGATTTCCTGGGTGTGCCCGGACTGGGAGCGTGAACAACTACTCGACCGCTACCCGGTTCTGGCAGCGCCAGGCAACGAGTTGGTGGGCGGCCCTAGCTACGACGATCTACTGCCCGCCTTTCGCCGTCTGCTCGCCGAGCGAGGGCTCACGTGGGACGACGCGCGTCATGCCACTGAGCCCACGCGACAACGCAAGCCGGAACTGCGTTATCCGCGCCCACCGTGCCGGGAGTGGTTTCGAGCTCGCTTGCTGCTGCGGTTGGGAGAGCACGACCAGGCTTGGACTCAGCTGCGGCGCGCCTTGACCCGGACGAACCCCCGTTTGGCGCCGGACATCGCGAGGGCCATGCTGAGCGAGGGCTTGTATTCACGCAGATCGCCGTTGGCTGCGCGTGGTTTGGACGCCTTGACCCAAGCGCATCGGCTAGGCCGACCAGCTCGTACGGTGACCCGTCACGCCGTTCGGGTGGCTACGACACTCCATGCCTTCTATGAGTACGACTACGAATGGGTACGCGACCATCTTGACGGCGACTTGAGCGAACCGGGCGCACTCAACGCCAGAGCGGTAGCACGGCGCTACTTGGGTAACGCCCGTGACGGAATTCGCGATGCGCAGGCCGCCTTCGAGATCTCCCGCGGCTCCGGCGAGCCTGACGTGGCTGCCAACGCGGCTTTCCAGCTCTGCTACCTCACCAGCTGGGCAGGACAGGATGACCAATTCTTGAGGTGGCTTGCCGAACTGCGTGGGCAAATAGATGCTCTAGCATCCGTCCGCTGGCTTGGTTGGGCGCATTTCCAACAAGCCAGAGCGGCAGTCCAGGAGCTTGACGTGGCGCAGGCCGTCCAGGAGCTGAACCTCGCCGAGGATCTTCTGACCGCCGACAACACACCAGGCGGCGCGCTGTCTTGTCAGATCTTGCGTCTGACTGCGCATCGCCTCGATGGCGACCCAGATGCCCATCAACGGTTAACCCACGCGCTGGAGAACGGCGAGCAGGAACTCGCGCCGACCCAGGCGATGTCAGTGCAGCTCGAAATCGCCGAACGATTGCGCCGCTGGCCCGAGTCGAGCTCCATGACAGCGGCTGATCTTTTCGGGCAGGTAAGCCGGCGCCGCCCAGCCAGGCCCTTCTTCCAAGCTTGGGCTCTGGCTGGCCTTGCTGCGACCGCAGACTCTCTCCGGTTGCGTGCCGAGCATCGCCACGCCGCCTCGCAGATCGCCCACCGCGCGGGCTTGGACGGCGTCGCCCGGCAGGCGGACCTCGTAAGCGACCAGAGTAGTGACGCTCAGTGGCTTCTAACGCCCTGA
- a CDS encoding ubiquinol-cytochrome c reductase cytochrome b subunit, protein MSIDPDNLSQAPTVKGPKRFDKPRTPLGKTGRWAEDRLGVAGGMRKQLNKVFPDHWSFLMGEITLYSFIVLLLSGTFLTFFFDASMAEVRYDGAYVPLNGVQMSQAYASTLDISFEVRGGLVMRQIHHWSALLFMAAMLIHMFRVFFTGAFRKPRELNWLIGLGLVTLGLVEGFAGYSLPDDLLSGTGLRIAAAIMQSIPVIGSWAEFLVFGGKFPGTVIIGRLYIVHVLIVPGLLAALIGAHLALIVKQKHTEFPGPGKTEHTVSGERVYPVYGMKAGGFFFIVFAVCAALGGLAQINPVWLFGPYNPAQVSSGSQPDWYIGFLDGSTRLFPSWEIRLFDHTIPPLFWPTLVLPGIMFTLAGAYPFLEAKFTKDKSSHNLLQRPRDVPTRTGLGAMAITFYGVLLVSGGNDLIAKAFDISLNAMTWAGRIGVLVLPPLAYAVAYKICLGLQRHDREVLEHGIETGIIKLLPNGEFIEIHQPLGPVDDHGHGQLGYAGIPVPKRMNQLGNPRGNKIRGFFYPVREETDIQAELDALAAAEERDPHRERELTD, encoded by the coding sequence ATGAGCATTGATCCTGACAACCTGAGTCAGGCGCCCACCGTCAAGGGGCCCAAGCGCTTCGACAAGCCGCGGACCCCGCTGGGCAAGACCGGTCGCTGGGCCGAGGACCGGCTCGGCGTGGCCGGCGGCATGCGCAAGCAGCTGAACAAGGTCTTCCCCGACCACTGGTCGTTCCTGATGGGCGAGATCACGCTCTACTCGTTCATCGTGCTTCTGCTGTCGGGCACCTTCCTGACGTTCTTCTTCGACGCCTCGATGGCCGAGGTGCGCTACGACGGCGCCTACGTGCCGCTCAACGGCGTGCAGATGTCGCAGGCCTACGCCTCGACGCTGGACATCTCTTTCGAGGTCCGCGGCGGGCTGGTGATGCGCCAGATCCACCACTGGTCGGCGCTGCTGTTCATGGCCGCGATGCTGATCCACATGTTCCGGGTGTTCTTCACCGGCGCGTTCCGCAAGCCCCGTGAGCTCAACTGGCTGATCGGACTGGGCCTGGTGACGCTGGGGCTGGTCGAGGGTTTCGCCGGGTACTCGCTGCCCGATGACCTGCTGTCGGGCACCGGCCTGCGGATCGCCGCGGCGATCATGCAGTCCATCCCGGTCATCGGCAGCTGGGCGGAATTCCTGGTCTTCGGCGGCAAGTTCCCGGGCACCGTGATCATCGGCCGGCTTTATATCGTGCACGTCCTGATAGTCCCGGGCCTGTTGGCCGCCTTGATCGGCGCTCACCTGGCCCTGATCGTCAAGCAGAAGCACACCGAGTTCCCCGGCCCCGGCAAGACCGAGCACACCGTCAGCGGCGAGCGGGTCTACCCCGTCTACGGCATGAAGGCCGGCGGCTTCTTCTTCATCGTCTTCGCCGTCTGCGCCGCGCTCGGCGGACTGGCCCAGATCAACCCGGTCTGGCTATTCGGCCCTTACAACCCGGCTCAGGTGTCCTCGGGCTCCCAGCCTGACTGGTACATCGGTTTCCTCGACGGCTCGACCCGGTTGTTCCCGTCCTGGGAGATCAGGTTGTTCGACCACACGATCCCGCCGCTGTTCTGGCCGACGCTGGTGTTGCCAGGGATCATGTTCACCCTGGCCGGCGCCTATCCGTTCCTGGAAGCGAAGTTCACCAAGGACAAGTCCTCGCACAACTTGCTGCAGCGTCCACGTGACGTGCCGACGCGGACCGGGCTCGGCGCGATGGCCATCACGTTCTATGGGGTGCTGCTGGTCTCGGGCGGGAACGACCTGATCGCCAAGGCCTTCGACATCTCGCTCAACGCGATGACCTGGGCGGGGCGGATCGGTGTGCTGGTGCTACCCCCGCTGGCCTACGCGGTGGCCTACAAGATCTGCCTCGGGCTGCAACGGCATGACCGTGAGGTGCTCGAGCACGGTATCGAGACGGGCATCATCAAGCTGCTGCCCAACGGCGAGTTCATCGAGATTCACCAGCCACTCGGCCCAGTGGACGACCACGGCCACGGTCAGCTCGGCTACGCCGGCATCCCGGTTCCCAAGCGGATGAACCAGCTCGGCAACCCGCGCGGAAACAAGATCCGGGGCTTCTTCTACCCGGTTCGCGAGGAGACCGACATCCAGGCAGAGCTCGACGCCCTCGCCGCGGCCGAGGAACGCGACCCGCACCGCGAGCGCGAGTTGACCGACTGA
- a CDS encoding Rieske 2Fe-2S domain-containing protein — translation MSVTHGAHPGESLSAEEAAQLSPEEAMIAGAEADGIYIVHRRERFPIAGTKAEKRAERTIAAVFMVGFLAAVAFIVVFCGAVPFEWQLPGVGNQNYRFFTPLIGGLLGLSLACVGIGVILWAKWLLPEEEAVQDRHDGASDLTEQILVAGTLVSGYQDLGLARRSMLKTTLGLAGGALGLVPLVALVGAMIKKPNRGEGQSLFHTPFEPGMPIVYADGRRVGPGDLLPGGIATVFPGIPGGVKDPDAPTLLIRLKPGETVKARKGQENYHWGDYVAFSKICTHAGCPASLYEQKTGRLLCPCHQSQFDVLQDAKPVFGPATRSLPKLPLDVEMVDGRQYFVAKGDYPEAIGPSFWERP, via the coding sequence GTGAGTGTCACCCACGGGGCTCATCCAGGAGAGAGCCTTTCGGCCGAGGAAGCCGCGCAGCTGAGCCCGGAAGAGGCGATGATCGCCGGCGCCGAGGCCGACGGCATCTACATCGTCCACCGCCGTGAGCGCTTTCCGATCGCCGGCACCAAGGCCGAGAAGCGCGCTGAGCGCACCATCGCCGCCGTGTTCATGGTGGGCTTCCTGGCGGCTGTCGCCTTCATCGTGGTGTTCTGCGGCGCGGTGCCCTTCGAGTGGCAGTTACCCGGCGTCGGCAACCAGAACTACCGGTTCTTCACGCCGCTGATCGGCGGCCTGCTAGGGCTCTCGCTGGCCTGTGTGGGCATCGGGGTGATCCTGTGGGCCAAGTGGCTGCTTCCCGAAGAGGAGGCCGTCCAGGATCGGCACGACGGCGCCTCTGACCTGACCGAGCAGATCCTCGTCGCCGGCACCCTGGTCTCGGGTTACCAGGACCTGGGCCTGGCCCGCCGCTCGATGCTCAAGACCACTCTGGGCCTGGCCGGCGGCGCGCTGGGCCTGGTACCGCTGGTCGCCCTCGTCGGCGCCATGATCAAGAAGCCCAACCGCGGCGAGGGCCAGAGCCTGTTCCACACCCCGTTCGAGCCGGGCATGCCGATCGTGTACGCCGACGGCCGGCGGGTCGGTCCCGGCGACCTGCTGCCCGGCGGCATAGCCACGGTGTTCCCCGGCATCCCCGGCGGTGTCAAGGACCCCGACGCGCCCACCCTGCTGATCCGGTTGAAGCCGGGCGAGACCGTCAAGGCGCGCAAGGGCCAGGAGAACTATCACTGGGGCGACTACGTCGCCTTCTCCAAGATCTGCACGCACGCCGGCTGCCCGGCGTCGCTGTACGAGCAGAAGACCGGACGCCTGCTCTGCCCCTGCCACCAGTCGCAGTTCGACGTGCTGCAGGACGCCAAGCCGGTGTTCGGCCCGGCCACCCGCAGCTTGCCGAAGTTACCGCTGGACGTCGAAATGGTCGACGGCAGGCAGTACTTCGTCGCCAAAGGTGATTACCCTGAAGCGATAGGCCCGTCATTTTGGGAGCGGCCATGA
- a CDS encoding cytochrome c: protein MTDEENLDADGDLGFTPAVVDNAGRAAASPATRRRRAGFRRRAASLAVLVGALTAVGGGYAMLAPSSGADDSTMTSADIEAGRQLYNNSCITCHGANLEGIAGRGPTIVGTGSADVYFQVSTGRMPAPVQGAWELRKVPKFNEKETLQLGAFVQSKGGGPEVPAADANLRGGPEELGEGGELFRLNCASCHGATGHGAPLSAGKIAPDLYRSTDRQLYTAMQVGPENMPVFANNQITPEQKRAIIGYVQAMKESKDPGGAGLGRIGPVAEGLVIWTAGLGVLMVSILWIGARL from the coding sequence ATGACCGACGAGGAGAACCTCGACGCGGACGGCGACCTCGGTTTCACCCCGGCCGTCGTGGACAACGCCGGCCGGGCCGCAGCCTCGCCCGCGACGCGGCGCCGCCGTGCCGGGTTCCGCCGCCGCGCCGCCAGCCTGGCGGTGCTGGTGGGCGCCCTGACGGCGGTAGGCGGCGGCTACGCCATGCTCGCGCCGTCCTCCGGCGCCGACGACAGCACCATGACCAGCGCGGACATCGAGGCCGGCCGCCAGCTCTACAACAACAGCTGCATCACCTGCCACGGCGCCAACCTCGAGGGGATCGCCGGACGCGGCCCGACCATCGTCGGGACCGGCTCGGCCGACGTGTACTTCCAGGTCAGCACCGGCCGGATGCCCGCGCCAGTGCAGGGCGCCTGGGAGCTTCGCAAGGTGCCCAAGTTCAACGAGAAGGAGACGCTGCAGCTCGGCGCGTTCGTCCAGTCCAAGGGCGGCGGGCCTGAGGTGCCGGCCGCCGACGCCAACCTGCGGGGCGGCCCGGAGGAGCTGGGCGAGGGTGGGGAGTTGTTCCGGTTGAACTGCGCCTCCTGCCACGGCGCGACCGGGCACGGCGCGCCGTTGTCGGCCGGCAAGATCGCACCGGACCTCTACCGCTCCACCGACCGCCAGCTCTACACGGCCATGCAGGTGGGCCCGGAGAACATGCCGGTCTTCGCCAACAACCAGATCACCCCTGAGCAGAAGCGCGCGATCATCGGTTACGTGCAGGCCATGAAGGAGTCCAAGGACCCGGGCGGCGCCGGCCTCGGCAGAATCGGCCCGGTGGCCGAGGGCCTGGTCATCTGGACCGCTGGTCTGGGCGTGCTGATGGTCTCGATCCTGTGGATCGGAGCCAGGCTGTGA